One window of Dehalococcoidia bacterium genomic DNA carries:
- a CDS encoding PPOX class F420-dependent oxidoreductase, with translation MATTLSKKAIDLLKKPVLAHVVTLMKDGLPQVTPVWVDTDGEYVLVNTAEGRLKTRNVRRNPHVALSVVDAADNYVTLQVRGKVVDIITAGADAHIDKMAKKYLGKDTYPFRRSSEVRLILKIKPERVGGSVAQA, from the coding sequence GTGGCAACCACACTCTCAAAAAAGGCGATTGATCTGCTGAAGAAACCCGTACTGGCCCACGTGGTGACGCTGATGAAGGACGGCTTGCCCCAAGTTACCCCCGTGTGGGTGGACACGGACGGCGAGTACGTCTTGGTCAACACCGCGGAGGGTAGGCTCAAGACCAGGAACGTGCGGCGCAATCCGCATGTCGCGCTCTCCGTGGTGGACGCCGCCGACAACTACGTCACTTTGCAGGTCCGGGGCAAGGTCGTGGATATCATCACTGCGGGCGCGGACGCCCACATTGACAAGATGGCCAAGAAGTACCTGGGCAAGGACACTTACCCATTCCGCCGGTCCAGCGAGGTGAGGCTCATTCTCAAAATCAAGCC
- a CDS encoding MBL fold metallo-hydrolase: MKLRWLGHASFLITAADGTRIITDPYMSGGPLTYAPIAESADIVTVSHEHGDHNNASGIKGNPQVVRGPGSKTIRGVVIKGVAAFHDTVQGRQRGPVTIFCITVDGVRIAHLGDLGHALDEKQRQEVGAVDILLTPVGGTYTIEGHTASQVADALKARVTVPMHFRTARCGYPISDAGAFLKARSNVRTVDGSEVEFTKERLPGAAETVVLKPAL, translated from the coding sequence ATGAAACTCAGATGGCTGGGGCATGCGTCCTTTCTCATCACCGCCGCCGATGGAACACGGATTATCACGGACCCCTACATGTCGGGCGGCCCGCTGACCTATGCGCCCATCGCGGAGTCGGCGGACATCGTGACGGTCAGCCACGAGCACGGGGATCACAACAACGCGAGCGGGATAAAGGGCAATCCCCAGGTCGTCAGAGGGCCGGGCAGCAAGACGATCCGAGGTGTGGTCATCAAAGGTGTCGCCGCGTTTCACGATACCGTTCAGGGCAGGCAGAGAGGCCCCGTCACCATCTTTTGCATCACGGTGGACGGCGTGCGCATCGCTCACCTTGGTGACCTGGGCCATGCGTTGGATGAGAAACAGCGCCAGGAGGTCGGCGCGGTGGACATCCTGCTGACGCCCGTGGGCGGCACCTACACCATCGAGGGGCATACCGCGTCCCAGGTGGCTGACGCGCTGAAGGCCAGGGTGACTGTGCCCATGCATTTCCGCACCGCCCGCTGCGGCTATCCCATCAGCGACGCCGGAGCCTTTTTGAAAGCACGCTCGAACGTCCGAACGGTGGACGGCAGCGAGGTTGAGTTCACGAAGGAGCGCCTGCCCGGAGCGGCGGAGACGGTCGTCCTGAAGCCCGCCCTGTAA
- a CDS encoding MaoC family dehydratase N-terminal domain-containing protein, whose translation MQQKVSQPKGVEGLITDEAIEAARRRIGIEMPQDRPGWEYADIDPIRNYSEGIGDLNPLYRDVEYARKTRWGDLIAHPTMMTQMGIANKKKLTPEERERGQGGGLAGVHSFYSGDDIEWFRPVRRGDRLTVRGGMAKVEPKGSRMTGTRSVHMTTDRVYHNQNGELVGARHTLQIRVERHNAREAGKYKDIQTQTYTPEDMARIDADYAKEEIRGANPRYWEDVTVGQELTPVVKGPWTATAYIVFCEGTGHRNEFHRAHSSAYQYRKRHPNAFPLTKYGFPDVIMRVHWEHEMARETGLPAYYDYGGERIAWLSHAVTDWMGDDGFLRWLHVELRRFCFYGDTMWIKGRVANKYVEEGEHVVELDLWAENQRGELTAPGKAKVLLPSRTAGPVKIPTRIPSDVSPYA comes from the coding sequence ATGCAGCAGAAGGTGTCGCAGCCCAAGGGAGTAGAGGGCCTCATCACCGACGAAGCCATTGAGGCGGCGAGGCGGCGCATCGGCATTGAGATGCCCCAGGACCGGCCTGGCTGGGAGTATGCGGACATAGACCCCATCCGCAACTACTCGGAGGGAATCGGCGACCTCAACCCGCTGTACCGGGACGTGGAGTACGCCCGGAAGACGCGATGGGGAGACCTCATCGCGCACCCGACCATGATGACGCAGATGGGCATTGCCAACAAGAAGAAGCTCACGCCTGAGGAACGGGAGCGCGGACAGGGCGGCGGCCTCGCCGGCGTGCACTCGTTCTACTCGGGAGATGATATCGAGTGGTTCCGCCCGGTCCGTCGCGGCGACCGCCTCACGGTGCGCGGCGGCATGGCGAAGGTGGAGCCAAAGGGCAGCCGGATGACCGGCACGCGCTCTGTTCATATGACCACCGACCGCGTATACCACAACCAGAACGGCGAGCTTGTCGGCGCGCGCCACACGCTGCAGATCCGGGTGGAGCGTCACAACGCGCGAGAGGCGGGGAAATACAAGGACATCCAGACCCAGACATACACCCCCGAGGACATGGCGCGTATTGACGCCGACTACGCCAAAGAGGAGATCCGCGGCGCCAACCCCCGCTATTGGGAGGACGTGACGGTGGGACAGGAGCTGACGCCCGTGGTGAAGGGGCCGTGGACGGCGACGGCGTACATCGTGTTCTGCGAAGGCACCGGACACCGCAACGAGTTCCACAGGGCACACAGCAGCGCCTACCAGTACCGCAAGCGCCACCCGAACGCCTTCCCGCTGACCAAGTACGGTTTCCCTGACGTCATCATGCGCGTGCACTGGGAGCATGAGATGGCGCGGGAGACCGGCCTGCCGGCGTACTACGACTACGGCGGTGAGCGGATTGCATGGCTATCCCACGCTGTGACCGACTGGATGGGAGACGACGGCTTTTTGCGATGGCTGCACGTTGAACTCCGCCGTTTCTGCTTCTACGGCGACACGATGTGGATAAAGGGGCGCGTCGCGAACAAGTACGTCGAGGAGGGGGAGCACGTCGTCGAGCTTGACCTCTGGGCGG